A genomic stretch from Candidatus Acidiferrales bacterium includes:
- a CDS encoding DoxX family protein — MEATIDYSATARRSHGRGAVWTGRIITGIVVLFMLFDSITKILKVDAVVKASAQLGYSANTIMAVGIILFACLVVYLYPRTAILGAVLLTGYLGGAVEANLRVGTPLFSNILFPVYFGILVWAGLYLRNSRVREFLSFRKAE; from the coding sequence ATGGAAGCAACAATAGATTATTCAGCAACTGCTCGGCGCTCGCACGGTCGAGGCGCTGTCTGGACAGGTCGAATCATAACCGGCATTGTCGTGTTATTTATGCTCTTCGACAGCATCACAAAGATACTGAAGGTGGACGCCGTGGTGAAAGCCTCTGCCCAGCTCGGATATTCGGCAAACACGATCATGGCAGTAGGCATAATCTTATTCGCGTGTCTGGTAGTTTACTTATATCCGCGCACTGCGATTCTCGGAGCGGTCTTGTTGACGGGATACCTCGGCGGCGCAGTCGAAGCTAACTTGCGCGTTGGCACACCCCTCTTCAGCAACATCCTGTTCCCGGTTTACTTCGGCATACTGGTCTGGGCGGGACTCTATCTTCGCAACAGCCGCGTGCGCGAATTCTTGTCGTTTCGAAAAGCTGAATAA
- a CDS encoding dihydrofolate reductase family protein, whose translation MRKVIVFNFISLDGYFVDAKGDMSWAHDSDPEFQAFVQDNAKGGGEFLFGRKTYDLMASYWPTEMARTNDPIVAQAMNNQPKVVFSRSMEKAAWSNTKLIKDNVVGEVRKMKKESGPGLVIFGSGTIVSQLAEEDMIDEYQFIVVPIVLGKGRTMFEGVKEKLKLKLTKSRAFRSGSVFLCYEPIRD comes from the coding sequence GTGCGTAAAGTGATCGTTTTCAATTTCATATCGCTGGATGGCTATTTCGTCGACGCGAAAGGCGACATGAGCTGGGCTCACGACAGTGATCCCGAATTTCAGGCGTTTGTTCAGGACAACGCAAAGGGCGGCGGCGAATTTCTGTTCGGCAGAAAAACCTATGACTTGATGGCAAGTTACTGGCCAACGGAGATGGCGCGTACGAATGACCCCATCGTTGCACAGGCAATGAACAACCAGCCGAAGGTTGTTTTCTCGAGGTCTATGGAGAAAGCCGCATGGAGCAACACGAAGCTAATCAAAGATAATGTAGTCGGCGAGGTACGAAAGATGAAGAAAGAATCCGGGCCGGGCCTGGTGATCTTCGGAAGCGGAACGATCGTATCCCAACTGGCTGAGGAAGACATGATCGATGAATATCAGTTCATCGTCGTTCCAATCGTTCTCGGCAAGGGAAGGACAATGTTCGAAGGCGTGAAAGAGAAATTGAAACTGAAGTTGACTAAATCGAGAGCCTTCAGGAGTGGGAGTGTCTTCCTTTGCTATGAACCTATACGCGATTAA